A genomic stretch from Numida meleagris isolate 19003 breed g44 Domestic line chromosome 2, NumMel1.0, whole genome shotgun sequence includes:
- the NIPAL2 gene encoding NIPA-like protein 2 has protein sequence MGILPKSEWASWSTFFEGTFSSPWYNKHKTELLGVLLAAASNFLISISLSIQKCTHLQLARQAEPKPFYTTKLWWCGAVLLGLGELGNFTAYGFAPIAVVAPLGCVSIIGSAFISVLFLKKAMRAADILGGTLAVVGTYLLVTFAPNVPQELTARRVQNDLVSWPFLVYVILEIIIFCILLYFNKRKAVKHIVVLLMMVALLASLTVIAVKAVASMITLSAKGKMQLTYPVFYIMLILMATSCVFQVKFLNQAMHLYEARAVVPINFVFCTTSAIISGVIFYQEFQSAAFLSVFMFLFGCLLSFLSVFVIAVNKKEERLQVPYVDCGCIPGQKLTDKIQPDSYGSCYGTLNHKDDSGKSQS, from the exons ACCGAGCTCTTGGGAGTTTtacttgctgctgcttcaaatTTTCTGATTAGCATCTCTTTGAGTATACAG aaatgcaCTCATCTCCAACTGGCTCGTCAAGCAGAGCCAAAGCCCTTCTACACGACCAAGCTGTGGTGGTGTGGAGCTGTCCTGCTGGGCCTTGGAGAGCTGGGCAATTTCACAGCCTATGGATTTGCCCCCATTGCCGTTGTTGCTCCACTAGGATGTGTATCTATCATAG gtagtgcatttatttctgtcttattCCTAAAGAAGGCCATGAGGGCTGCAGATATTTTGG gagGAACTCTGGCAGTAGTAGGGACATACTTGTTGGTGACATTTGCTCCAAATGTACCCCAAGAGCTCACAGCAAGACGAGTACAGAATGACTTAGTGAGCTGGCCTTTCTTGGTATATGTG attttAGAAATTATAATATTCTGcattctcctttattttaacaaaagaaaagctgtgaagCACATCGTGGTTTTGTTAATGATGGTGGCACTGCTGG CTTCGCTGACTGTCATCGCCGTGAAGGCTGTGGCCAGCATGATAACACTCTCTGCCAAGGGGAAAATGCAGCTAACTTACCCTGTTTTCTATATCATGCTCATTTTAATGGCAACTTCTTGTGTTTTCCAAGTCAA GTTCTTGAATCAAGCAATGCATCTATATGAAGCAAGAGCAGTTGTGCCCATTAATTTTGTGTTCTGCACTACGAGCGCCATCATTTCAG GGGTCATATTTTATCAGGAATTCCAAAGTGCAGCTTTCCTGAGCGTGTTCATGTTTCTGTTTGG GTGTCTCCTGTCTTTCCTCAGCGTATTTGTAAttgcagtaaataaaaaagaggaGCGTTTACAAGTTCCTTACGTTGACTGTGGATGTATTCCTG GACAAAAATTGACAGACAAAATACAACCAGATTCTTACGGTTCATGCTATGGCACTTTGAATCATAAAGATGACTCGGGGAAAAGTcaaagctga